A window of Acidobacteriota bacterium genomic DNA:
GCGTCGAGTACGCCGCCGCCCGCGAGCAGCTCAACGCCGCGCGGGCCGAGCTGGAACGCAACCGCCAGCTCCTGGCTGACAACGAGAACCGGGGGACCCAGCTCGACGCGGAGACCGCGCAGATCGGCGATCGCCAGGCCGAGATCGGCCGGGAGCTGGAGGCGTTCGAGCAGCGGCACCAGGAGGCCGTCCGGGATCTGGATGCCCTGAAGGCGGAGATCGAGCGGCAGCGCGAAGCCATCGAGGCGAACCGCCGGCAGCTCGCCGCCACCGAGGGCGAGGTGGAGCTTCGCCGGCTGTCGCTGGACGAGCAGCGGGAGAAGCGCAACCAGAGCGTCATCCAGAAGACCCAGCTCGAGGGCGAGATCGCCCACCTCGAGGAGGGGTGCGTGCTGGAGTTCCACCAGCCGCTCCGGGCCCTCATCGCCGAGGGCGTGGCCGACACCGAGGAACTCGACGCCGAATCCGCCCAGCAGAAGTACCTCGACTACCGGGACAAGGCCGAGCGGATGGGCAGCGTCAACCTCCTGGCGGTCGAGGAGTACGAACGCGAGGAGGAGCGGCTGACGTTCCACCGGACGCAGGAGACCGACATCGCCGACTCCATCCTCAACACCCAGAAAGGCATCGAGGAGATCGACCGCCGCTCGGCGCGGCTGTTCAAGGAAACGTTCGAGGCGGTGAACATCAACTTCCAGGAGATGTTCACCCGGCTCTTCGGCGGCGGCCACTGCGAGCTCCGCCTGGTGGACGAGGAGAACCTCCTCGAGAGCGGCGTGGACATCGTCGCCTCGCCCCCCGGCAAGAAGCTGCAGAACATCCTGCTGCTCTCCGGCGGCGAGAAGGCGCTCACCGCGCTGGCCCTCATGCTGGCGATCTTCAAGTACCGCCCCAGCCCCTTCTGCCTCATGGACGAGGTGGACGCGCCGCTCGACGAGAGCAACATCGACCGGTTCGTGTCGCTGGTGCAACAGTTCAGCGCCCAGACCCAGTACGTGCTCATCACCCACAACAAGCGGACCATGGAGATCGCCGAGACTATTTACGGCATCACCATGGAAGAGGCGGGCGTGTCCAAGGTGATCTCGGTCCAGCTCAAGGACGTCGAGAAAGTCCTGGCGTGATCCGCGGGGGAACCATGGCGGAGGACCACCATCCCGCGCCGGCCGTGCAGCCGGGCACCCTGTATGTCGTCGCCACGCCCCTGGGCAACCTGGGCGACATCACCCTGCGCGCCCTCGAGGTGCTGCGAGCGGTGCCGCTGGTCGCCTGCGAGGACACCCGCCGCACGCGCCCCCTGCTCACCCGTTTCGGAATCCGCAACCGGCTCGTCTCGTACCACGACTTCAACGAACGCAGCCGGACCCCCCGTCTCCTCGACCACCTCCGCGCCGGCGCCGACGCCGCCCTGGTAAGCGACGCCGGCACGCCCATGCTGTCGGATCCGGGCGCCGAGCTCGTCGGCGCCTGCCGGCGGGCGGGTGTCCCCGTGGTGCCGATCCCCGGCCCCAGCGCCCCGGCCTGCCTGCTGTCGGTGAGCGACCTGCCCGGCGGGCCGGTCCTCATCGCCGGCTTCCCGCCCGCGCGCCGCGCCGAGCGGGGCCGGTTCCTCGACGGCCTGGCCGCCGCCCCGCACACGACGGTGTTCTTCGAGGCGCCCCACCGGATCGTCGCCCTGCTGGAGGACCTGCTGGCCCGGTGGGGCGACCGGGCGTGCCTGTGCGGACGCGAGATGACCAAGCTGCATGAGGAATACCGGCGCGACACGCTGGCCGGGCTGCTGGCGGCGCTGCGCCGGCGCGGCGCGCCGAAGGGGGAGTTCACCCTGGCCGTGGCCGGCGCCGCGGACCCTCGCGGCGCCGACGGCGACGCCGGGGACGCGCCGGTGGATGCGGCGGCGCTGCGCCGGGAGTTCCGGCGCCTGAGCCGCGAGGGGCTGTCGCGGGCCGAGGCGCTCCACCGCCTGGGCCGCGCCCACGGGCTGCCCCGCAACCGCCTGTACCGGCTGCTGCTGGACGGCGATCAGTCGGCGATCAGCTGAATCATCTCGCGCACCGCACGCTCCAGCCCCACCAGCACCGCCCGGGCCATGATGTTGTGGCCGATGTTCAACTCTTCGATCTCGCCGATCATGGCGATGGGCATGACGTTGCGGTAGGTGAGTCCGTGGCCGGCCAGGACGCGCAGGCCCAGCGACACCGCCAGGCGGGCGGTCTGGCGGATGCGCTCGTACTCCTCCCAGGCGGCGGCGGGCGCGTGCTCCAGATCCGCCGGCACGAGCTCCGCGTAGCGCCCCGTGTTGATCTCGATCATGCGGCAGCCGAGCTCCGCCGCCCGGCGGATCTGGCCCTCCTCCGGGTCGATGAAGATGCTCACCCGGATGCCGGCGCCGCCCAGGGCCTGGATGGCGCTCCGGACGGCCGCCTCGTGGTCGATGACGTTCAGGCCGCCGGTGGTGGTGACTTCCTCGGGCCGCTCCGGCACCAGCGTGCACATGTCCGGACGGATCCGGGTGAGGATCCCGATCATCTCGTCGGTGGCGGCCATCTCCACGTTCAGGCGCGTCTTGACGGTGCGGCGCAGCAGCTCGACGTCCCGTTCGTGGATGTGGCGGCGGTCGTGGCGCAGGTGCACCGTGATGCCCTGCGCGCCGGCCAGCTCGGCCAGAACGGCGGCGTGCACCGGGTCGGGCTCGGCGGCCTGGCGGGCCTGGCGCAGCGTGGCCACGTGGTCGATATTGACACCCAGCTTGGCTCCCATGTCAGCCTCCTTCACGTCGACGTATCTTCCGGTGCTGCCGATATTATACGGCGAAACGCCTCGCTGTGGACGCCCGGCTTCTCGTGGATGACCAGCGGCGGTTCCACGACTGCCTCGGCCGGCGCCGGATGCCAGCTGTGAAGGAACATCCGGGGCTGGCGGCTGTGGGGGAACGCGAGGACCTGCCGGGACCGGCCCGGATGGAAGCCGGCCGCGACGGCCGCGGCGGCCACGTCGGCGCGGCGCTCCCACAGGTGGATGAGATCGAAGCGTCCGTCGGGCGCCAGAAAGCGGCGGGCGGCGGCGAAGAGGTCGGCCAGGTCTAGGCTCAGCTCGTGCCGGGCCGCGGCCCTCGCCGGGTCCGGACTGAGGCGCCCGGTCCCCACCCGGCGGTACGGCGGGTTGGCGAAGACCACGTCGGCGGGCGCGTCCACGTCCGCCGGCGCCAGGTCGCGCACGTCGGCGGTCACGATCCGGATGGCGGCGTCGGCGCCGTGGCGGCGGACGTTGGCCCGCGCCAGTTCGGCGAGCGCCGGCTGGAGCTCCACCGCGACGATCCGGTGAAACCGTTTCTTGACGAACAGAATCAGCAGGATGATGCCGCAACCGGAGCCGATCTCGACCAGGCGGTCGGTGGGCCGGCAGCGGATGAAGTGGGCCAGGATCGGTGCGTCGGCGGCGAAGCGATAGCCGCGCTCCGGCTGAAGGAGCTGCAGTTGTCCGTCGAGGAAGGAGGTGGGGCGGGGCATCCCGCGTCAGGATGCGGCGGGCTGGCCCAGGAAACGCAGCGGGTTGACCGGCCGGTTCTCCATGTGCACCTCGAAATGGAGGTGTGGGCCGGTAGCCTTGCCGGTGGAGCCGACGTAGCCGATGATGTCGTTCTTGTGGATCCGCTGCCCCACTCGGACGCTCATCGCGGAAAGGTGGGCGTAGCGGGTGGCGATGCCGTACTTGTGGGCGATGATGACGACATAGCCGTAGCCGCGCTGGGCGCCGGCGAAGAGCACCGCGCCGTCGGCCGGGGCGATCACCTTGGTGCCGAGCGGCGCCGAGATGTCGAGCCCTTCGTGCATCTCGCGCTGGCCGTTGACCGGGTCGGGGCGGTAGCCGAACTCCGAGCTGATGTACCCGAGCACGGGCCACGCCGTGGGTAGCGACGACAGGTAGAGGTTCTGCTCAAGGGCGATGTCCTTGAGCCGGACCACCTCCTGCTGGATGCCGCCGCTCTTCTGGATCAGGCCGTTGAGGTGGGACAGGTTCTCGGCCGTCAGGTCCTTGGCGGTCTGGGTGTTGGCCGAGAAGCCGCCGATGCCGCCGGTGGTGGACCGGACCGTGTCCGGGGCGATGCCGGTGAGGCGACTGATGGTGCGGGTGATCATCTCGATCTGGGACAGCTTGTCGTCGAGCTGGCGGGTCTTGTCGCGGTACTGGAGGTTCTGTTCCTTGAGGGCGTTGTGGCGGGCGAGGATGCCTTCGAAATCCATCATCTTGGCCACGAGGTGGAAATAGGTGAAGACGCCGTAGCAGGTGAGCAGGGACAGGATGATGGCGACGAAGATGACGCCGTAGATCCGCCGCATGGAGATGCGGAACTGTCTGACGCGACCGGGGCTGTTCGGGGCAACGATCACGGTGAATGATCTGTCCCTGGGTCCCATCGCACCTCCTGACTTTCTAAATCCGGCTTTTGAGTACAGTACGGCGTAACGTATTGAAAAAGTGTGACTAAATGTTAACAGGACGCATGCATTATATCACGCCGGCTGCTTGAGTCAACTGAAAATTTGCCGGCCGGGTTCACGACTTGGCGAAGATCTTGCGC
This region includes:
- the rsmI gene encoding 16S rRNA (cytidine(1402)-2'-O)-methyltransferase, with translation MAEDHHPAPAVQPGTLYVVATPLGNLGDITLRALEVLRAVPLVACEDTRRTRPLLTRFGIRNRLVSYHDFNERSRTPRLLDHLRAGADAALVSDAGTPMLSDPGAELVGACRRAGVPVVPIPGPSAPACLLSVSDLPGGPVLIAGFPPARRAERGRFLDGLAAAPHTTVFFEAPHRIVALLEDLLARWGDRACLCGREMTKLHEEYRRDTLAGLLAALRRRGAPKGEFTLAVAGAADPRGADGDAGDAPVDAAALRREFRRLSREGLSRAEALHRLGRAHGLPRNRLYRLLLDGDQSAIS
- a CDS encoding pyridoxine 5'-phosphate synthase → MGAKLGVNIDHVATLRQARQAAEPDPVHAAVLAELAGAQGITVHLRHDRRHIHERDVELLRRTVKTRLNVEMAATDEMIGILTRIRPDMCTLVPERPEEVTTTGGLNVIDHEAAVRSAIQALGGAGIRVSIFIDPEEGQIRRAAELGCRMIEINTGRYAELVPADLEHAPAAAWEEYERIRQTARLAVSLGLRVLAGHGLTYRNVMPIAMIGEIEELNIGHNIMARAVLVGLERAVREMIQLIAD
- a CDS encoding methyltransferase domain-containing protein, producing MPRPTSFLDGQLQLLQPERGYRFAADAPILAHFIRCRPTDRLVEIGSGCGIILLILFVKKRFHRIVAVELQPALAELARANVRRHGADAAIRIVTADVRDLAPADVDAPADVVFANPPYRRVGTGRLSPDPARAAARHELSLDLADLFAAARRFLAPDGRFDLIHLWERRADVAAAAVAAGFHPGRSRQVLAFPHSRQPRMFLHSWHPAPAEAVVEPPLVIHEKPGVHSEAFRRIISAAPEDTST
- a CDS encoding M23 family metallopeptidase, which codes for MGPRDRSFTVIVAPNSPGRVRQFRISMRRIYGVIFVAIILSLLTCYGVFTYFHLVAKMMDFEGILARHNALKEQNLQYRDKTRQLDDKLSQIEMITRTISRLTGIAPDTVRSTTGGIGGFSANTQTAKDLTAENLSHLNGLIQKSGGIQQEVVRLKDIALEQNLYLSSLPTAWPVLGYISSEFGYRPDPVNGQREMHEGLDISAPLGTKVIAPADGAVLFAGAQRGYGYVVIIAHKYGIATRYAHLSAMSVRVGQRIHKNDIIGYVGSTGKATGPHLHFEVHMENRPVNPLRFLGQPAAS